From the Pseudomonas sp. VD-NE ins genome, the window CAATCGGAACGTTTATTGGAGCGGCGCGAAGAACTGCAGATCTGGCGTGAAGCGACCACGGTGTTCATGACCTCCGGCCATGGCGGTTGCAGTCCGCAGGGATTGGCGTTGGCGGCGTGGCGTCGGGGGTTTCGCGTCCGTATGGCGCTGAGCATGAGCGGGCCGTTATTCCTCGATGGAGTGCGTGACGCGCATAAAAAAGACGTCATGCGCCTGGTCCATGAAGAGTTCACGGCGCAATTGCAGGATACCGATGTCGAGTGTGTAATCGGTGCGTTGCTGGATCTGCCGCGACTGCTGGATGCCGGTGGGCAACCGCTGGTGTTGATCAGCAGCTATCGGCTGACCCGCTCCAAGTCGCCGCACTGGGTAATCGTGACCGACTGCGACGAGGATTTCGTTTACCTGCATGACCCGGATGTCGATCACAGCCAGCATCGGCAGCCCATGGACTGCCAGCATGTGCCGGTCAGCCATGGGGAGTTCGAGAAAATGTGCCGGTTTGGCCGGGGTAAATTGCGTGCGGCGGTGGTGCTGTATCCCCGCGAAACGTGAGAACTCACCTGTAGGAGCTGCCGAAGGCTGCGATCTTTTGATTTTGAAAAACAAGATCAAAAGATCGCAGCCTCGTTGCACTCGACAGCTCCTACAGGAGGATCGTCTTTAGAGCGCGGGCTTCAGGCCGATCTTGTACAGCGAGCCATTCTCTTCATCCGTCAACACATACAGATAACCATCCGGCCCTTGCCGTACATCGCGAATCCGCTGCTTCAGCTCGCCCAGCAAGCGCTCCTCGTGCACCACCTTGTCGCCATCGAACTGCAAGCGGATCAATTCCTGAGTCACCAACGCGCCAATAAACGCATTGTGTTGCCACGGTTTAAAGCGATCGGCATCGTAAAACGCCATGCCAGTGACGCCCGGCGACTTCTCCCATACATGGTGCGGCGCGACCGTGCCTTCGGCCGTTTTGCCCTGGGCTTCCGGTATTGGCTGCATTGAGTAATTGATGCCGTGGGTCGCCAGTGGCCAGCCGTAGTTCTTGCCGCGTTCGATAATGTTCACCTCATCGCCGCCGCGCGGGCCGTGCTCGTTCTCCCACAGCGTGCCAGTCCATGGGTTGAGCGCCGCGCCCTGTGGGTTGCGCACGCCGTAAGCCCAGATTTCCGGGCGAACGCCGGACTGGCCGACAAAGGGGTTGTCATCCGGCACCTTGCCGTCCGGGTAGATGCGCACGACCTTGCCTTGCAGCTTGTCGAGATCCTGCGCGGTCGGCCGGTCATTGTTCTCGCCCAAAGTAATGAACAAATAACCGTCGCGATCAAACACCAGCCGTGAGCCGAAGTGATTGCCGACCGAAAGCTTCGGCTCCTGGCGGAAGATTACTTTGAAATCCTTCAGCGTCTTCAAGTCATCTGAAAGCCGTCCGCGCCCCACAGCGGTGCCGGCCTTGTCGCCGGCACCGCCACCTTCGGCATAGGACAGATACACCAGACGATCCTGTTTGAAATCCGGCGACAGCGCCACATCCAGCAACCCGCCCTGCCCCTTGGCCCAGACCTGCGGCACACCGGTGATCGGCGCCGATAGCTTGCCGTCGGCCGCCACCACGCGCAGATTGCCGGGACGCTCAGTGACCAGCATGCCTTGGCGATCCGGCAAAAACGCCAGCGCCCACGGATGTTCAAGGCCTGCGGTGATGGTCGTGACTTCGAGGGTGCCCTGTTCGCTTTGCAGCTCTTTGGGCGCGGCGGCAAAGGCCGGTGCACTGATCAGAGCACCAGCACACAGTGTGGCTAGAAGGGTTTTACGCAACATGCACGATTCCTTTTGTTCGTTTGTGGGGCCGGCAGGACTTCAGTTCTGCCGCTCAACGGTTGCTGTCTCCGCTGCGCGAAGGTGGATTGGGAATGAACGTGGGTGGCGTGCTCGGCACCGAGCGGATCGGCTGGCCATTGCCGATACCACGGTTCTCGACCGTAGGCTGACGTGGCGTCGGCACAGTGTTCGGCCCCCGAATGGGCGGAGCGCTCGGCTGGGTGCCCTGCATGCTGTTGGGGTTGGCCCGGCGGATCGGGCTGTTGTAAGGGTTATTGCTGTTGCCGGTCGGGCTTTGCGCCAGCAGGACATCGGCATGAACAAGCCCGCCACTGAGGGCCAGGACGACGATGCCAAGCAAAATTCGGTTCATGACGCTGCCTCTCGATGGGCCGGGGATAGAGCGTTCGAGTCCACGCTACGCTCAGGGTTCGGATTTGTTAACCCGCAAGCCTTAAACAACATGTAACACGGCTTGACCAAGTCATCGCCAACCCGCGCATTTCGGGGAAACTTTCCGCCAGGGCAGCAGGTCATCCGATCATCACTCGGAGAACTCACCATGGCTCGGGCAATCTGGAAAGGCGCAATCAGTTTCGGACTGGTGCACATCCCTGTCGCACTGGTCTCGGCGACCTCGTCGCAGGGCGTGGATTTCGATTGGCTCGACAGCCGCAGCATGGACCCGGTGGGCTATAAACGGGTGAACAAGGTCACCGGCAAGGAAGTCACCAAGGAGCACATTGTCAAAGGCGTGGCCTATGAAAAGGGCCGTTATGTGGTGCTCAGCGAAGAGGAAATTCGCTCGGCGCACCCTGTTTCAACGCAGACCATCGACATCTTTTCCTTCGTCGACGCCGAACAGATTCCCCTGCAAAACATCGACACGCCCTACTACCTGGCACCCGACAAGCGCGGTGGCAAGGTCTACGCATTGCTGCGCGAGACACTGAGCAAAACCAATAAAGTCGCCCTCGCCCGCGTGGTCCTGCATACGCGCCAGTACCTGGCGGCGCTGATGCCGCTGGAAGATGCATTGGTGCTGGTGAAACTGCGCTGGCCGCAAGAGGTGCGTGGCCTCGGTGAGTTGGAATTGGGTCCTGAAGTGACCAAGCCACAGCTGGCCAAGGGTGAACTGGACATGGCCAAGCGGTTGGTGCAGGACATGAGCGCCGACTGGAAGCCCGAGGATTACAAGGATGAGTTCGAAGACAAGATCATGGCGCTGGTCGAGAAAAAGGCCCATGAAGGCAAGATCGAGGATGTTGAAACGGTGGGTGGCGAGGAAGAGCGTAAAACCGCTGATGTGATCGACTTGACCGAGCTGCTCAAACGCAGTCTGGGTGGCAAAGCGCCGGCCAAGCCGAAGGCGAAGGCCGCGACCAAGACAGCGCCAGCCAAGAGGACAAAGAAGGCCTCGGGAGAATGACAATAGAAGGATTGTCAGCCAACTGACAGGTTGTATTTGAGAGAGTCTTCGCGAGCAGGCTCGCTCCCACAGGGTTCTGAGTCGAGTGCGAAATTCGCATTCACCCAATTTCACTGTGGGAGCGAGCCTGCTCGCGAAGGGGCCAGCCAAAGCAATGCAAAAACTCAGATCAGAATGAACACCGCCAGCAAACCACCGAAGATCGCCCACTTTTCCATGTAGTAACGTTTGCGATTGCGTTTCTTCAGCTCTTTACCACGCAGGCGAATCTTGTAGATCCGGGTAAACAAACGGTTGATCCCGCCCGTGCGGTCGCCAGCATCGTTCGGCGCGCCTGCCGCCGACATAACGGTACGGCTGAACCAGCTGTTGAACGCCGCCGCCCAGCGGTACTTCATCGGTCGTTCAATGTCGCAGAACAGGATGATGCGGTTCTTGTCGGTGGTGTTTTCGGCGTAATGAATAAACGTCTCGTCGAACATCACCGCTTCGCCGTCACGCCAGTGGTAGCTCTCGCCGTCGACGTTGATATAGCAGCCAGCGTCGTTTGGCGTGTCCAGACCCAGGTGATAGCGATACGAGCCTGCATACGGGTCACGGTGACGCACCAGTTTCGAACCCGGTGGCAGCTCGGCAAACATCGCGGCCTTGATCGAACCGATGCTCTGCACCAGTTCGGTGGTGCGTGGGCACAGCTTCATCGCCGACGGATGGCTCTCGCCGTACCACTTCAGATAGAAACGCTTCCAGCCGCTTTTGAAGAACGAGTTGAAACCGACATCGTCGTACTGGTTAGAGCGTTTGATCTCGCCGGCACGCAGCAAATTCTGCCCTTCTTCGCGGATTTCTTCCCAGTGCGCCTGCAACGGGCTCAAGTCAGGAAACTCGCTCGGGTCCAGGTACGGCTTGTTCGGCTTCTTCGAAAACAGATAAAGGAAGCAGTTGATCGGCGCAAGAAACGTCGAATGGTCACTCAGTTGTCGACCGAGCTTGTGGCGCACACGCCCACGCAAATGAACGTATGCAATGGAAATGACATAAATAGCAGCAATGATGAGTTTCACGGAAATCGTCACACGTCAGAAAGTGAACAAACTGCGCACCCGGCGGCCTGAGGCCTAGCGTCTTATGCAGTGGTCTGAATACACATGGCACGTCCTTGAGCCCGCGCCAGAAACCGGACGCTCGGTGAAAGGTGGCATTTTAGCCACAGTTTGTAACCGATAGTGAATCTTCAACTGTGAAAAACTGTCCCGTGATCATGCCAATCGGCGATCGTGGCGTGATCGCCCTATCGTTTAAAGAGCCAGACCAGTACAATCGCCGCCAAACTTTACGCGCCCCCCTTGGTTGATGACGGGACTCTCCCGCTTCAGCGCACTTTGACTCGGGCCAAGCGCTGCAGCCGCACCCTCGCTTTTTAAGAATGCTTCGCAGGAATAACTCTTGATTTCTACAGCTAACATCACGATGCAGTTCGGCGCCAAGCCGCTCTTCGAAAACGTTTCGGTCAAATTCGGCGCGGGCAATCGCTACGGTCTGATCGGCGCCAACGGTTGCGGCAAGTCGACCTTCATGAAAATCCTCGGCGGCGACCTCGATCCGTCCGGCGGTCAGGTCATGCTCGAGCCGAACGTGCGTCTGGGTAAATTGCGCCAGGACCAGTTCGCCTACGAAGAATTCACCGTGATCGACACCGTGATCATGGGTCACGAAGAGCTGTGGAAGGTCAAGGCTGAGCGCGATCGTATCTACTCGCTGCCGGAAATGAGCGAAGAAGACGGCATGGCCGTGGCCGAGCTGGAAACCGAATTCGCCGAGATGGACGGCTACACCGCCGAATCCCGCGCCGGTGAACTGTTGCTGGGCCTGGGTATTGGCATCGAGCAACACTTCGGCCCGATGAGCGAAGTCTCGCCAGGCTGGAAACTGCGCGTGTTGCTGGCGCAGGCGCTGTTCTCCGATCCGGAAGTGCTGTTGCTCGACGAACCGACCAACCACCTGGACATCAACACCATCCGCTGGCTGGAAAACGTTCTGACCCAGCGTAACAGCCTGATGATCATCATCTCCCACGACCGTCACTTCCTGAACAGCGTGTGCACGCACATGGCTGACCTGGATTACGGCGAGCTGCGTCTGTTCCCGGGCAACTACGACGAGTACATGACCGTGGCGACCCAGTCCCGCGAGCAACTGTTGTCGGACAACGCCAAGAAGAAAGCGCAGATTTCCGAGCTGCAATCGTTCGTCAGCCGCTTCTCGGCCAACGCCTCGAAAGCCAAGCAGGCTACCTCCCGTGCCAAGGCGATCGACAAGATCCAGCTGGCCGAGGTCAAGCCTTCGAGCCGCGTGAGCCCGTTCATCCGCTTCGATCAGAACAAGAAGCTGCACCGCCAGGCGGTCATCGTCGAGAAAATGGCCAAAGGCTTCGACGGCAAACCCCTGTTCAAAGATTTCAGCTTCCAGGTTGAAGCCGGCGAGCGCGTGGCGATCATCGGCCCGAACGGTATCGGCAAAACCACCCTGCTGCGCACCCTGGTCAACGAACTGACCCCGGACGCCGGCAGCATCAAGTGGACCGACGCCGCCGAACTGGGCTACTACGCCCAGGACCACGCGCACGACTTCGAAGACGACGTTACCCTGTTCGACTGGATGGGTCAGTGGACTCAGGGCGAGCAGATGATTCGCGGTACTTTGGGCCGCATGCTGTTCTCCAACGACGAGATCCTCAAGTCGGTCAAAGTGATTTCCGGTGGTGAGCAAGGTCGCATGCTGTTCGGCAAGCTGATCCTGCAAAAGCCGAACGTGCTGATCATGGACGAACCAACCAACCACTTGGACATGGAATCGATCGAGGCGCTGAACCTGGCGCTGGAAAACTACCCGGGCACGCTGATCTTCGTCAGCCACGACCGTGAGTTCGTATCGTCCCTGGCCACGCGCATCATCGAGCTGAGCCCGGATGGCGTGACGGACTTCAGCGGCACTTACGATGACTACCTGCGTAGTCAGGGTGTTGTGTTCTAAAAGCAGCTTCAAGTGTTGAGCTGCTAGCTTCAAGCTAAAGCCCTGTCCATGTGACGGGGCTTTTTGCATTCCAAGGTGAGGGATTTGCGGGTGCGGCTACCTTCGCGAGCAGGCTCGCTCCCACAGGGGAATGCATTCCAAAGGTGGGAGCGAGCCTGCTCGCGAAGGGGCCATCAGCCGCACCATCAATCCCCAGGGAAAGTAGTTAGCCTGCTTTCTTTTATCTGACACCCAAGCCATGATGCGAACTCTCCCACCGCCGCCCGCGAACGAGTCCTCATGTCTGCGCAGCAACTGCCACCGCAAAGCTCCATGGCGATCACCCTGCAGATCGTCTCCATCGTGTTCTATACCTTTATTGCGTTCCTCTGCATCGGTCTGCCGATCGCGGTATTGCCCGGTTACGTGCATGAGCAACTGGGTTTCAGCGCGGTCATTGCCGGGCTGGTGATTGGCTCGCAATATCTGGCCACCCTGCTCAGCCGGCCGATGGCCGGGCGCATGTCGGATACGGTCGGGACCAAGCGGGCGATCATTTATGGCTTGTGGGGAATTGTCCTCAGCGGTTTGCTGACGCTGCTCTCTACGCTGCTACAGGACTTTCCGCTCGCCAGCCTGATCATTCTGATTATCGGCCGTTTGCTGCTCGGCATCGCGCAAGGGCTGATCGGCGTCGGCACCATCAGTTGGTGCATGGGCCAGGTCGGTGTCGAGCACACCGCGAAATCCATCGGCTGGAACGGCATCGCTTCCTATGGCGCGATTGCGATTGGTGCGCCGTTGGGCGTGGTGATGGTCGCCGATTACGGCTTCACCAGCCTCGGCATCGCACTGGCCGTGCTGGCAGCCGGTGCACTGGTGCTGATCCGCAATAAGCCTTCGGTGCCGGTGATCCGTGGCGAACGGTTGCCGTTCTGGGCGGTGTTCGGGCGGATCGCCCCGTATGGCGCCAGCCTGACCCTAGCCTCGATCGGCTACGGCACGCTGACCACTTTCATCACCCTGTATTACCTCAACCGTGGCTGGACCGGCGCGGCGTACTGCCTGACGGTGTTTGGTGTGTGCTTCATCCTGTCGCGGCTGATGTTTATCTCGGCGATCAGTCGGTTTGGCGGGTTCAGGTCCGCCATCGCGTGCATGACCATCGAAACCTTGGGGCTGGTGCTGTTGTGGCTGGCGCCGTCGACCGCGTTCGCCTTGATCGGCGCGGGGCTGGCGGGGTTTGGCCTGTCGCTGGTGTATCCGGCGTTGGGTGTCGAGGCGATCAAACAGGTGCCCAGTTCCAGTCGTGGTTCCGGGTTGGGCGCTTATGCGGTTTTTTTCGATCTGGCGCTGGCGATTGCCGGGCCGTTAATGGGCGCGGTGGCGTTGAATCTGGGGTATTCGTGGATATTCTTCTGTGCGGCGCTGTTGTCGGTGATTGGGTTGGGTCTGACCCTGCTGCTCCAGCGCCGGGCGATTTCCTGAACCTTGAACCAAACCCTGTGGGAGCGAGCCTGCTCGCGAAAGCGGTGAATCAGTCAGCACATATATTGACTGACACTACGCTTTCGCGAGCAGGCTCGCTCCCACAAGGGTTCTGCACCTGACTATTGATCCGCGGTCTGCATGCCGGCCCGGGTCGGCTTGCCCAGAGTATGCGAGAAGAACCGCCCGGCCTCGGAGATCAGGTTGCGATGGATATCCTCGCGATCCACGCCATCAGCATCGGTACACAACGCCGGCATCGCGCGAATCTGCTCTTCGTTGCACGGTGCCATAAAGACGAAGTGCCCTGCCCCGGCCAGTAGTTTGAAATCCGGCGCCGTTGGCAGTTTGCGCGCCAGCGCGGCAGCGTTCTTGTCGAAGGCCACCAGTTTGTCGCCATCACCGCTGTAGAGCAGCACCGGCACATGCACGTCAGCCAGGGTGTGACGACCGAACTTGAGGCTCAGCGGTGCCATTAACAGAAGCGCATGGACACGCGGATCGGCCACCGGTTGCAGGTCATCACGATCGACGATCAATTCGCCCTGCGTATTGCAGGCATCACGATCATCCGGACGTTCCTGGCAATAACGCCGCAGACGATCCAGATCCGGTTGCGCCCCGGACAGGATCAACGCGGTCTCGCCGCCCGCCGAATAACCGATCACCCCGACCTGATCGGCGTTGACGTACGGCGCAAGCATGCGGTCGCCAAGGGTCGCGGTAATCGCTTCGGAAATCTGGATGGGCCGCCCGTAGAGATTGCTCAGGGTGCCGAGCCGGCTGTGGTCTTTGGAGTTGTCGCCGGGATGAATCACCGCCACCACCACAAAGCCTTTGCGCGCCAGCGAGGTCGCGAGGTCGTGCAGCGCCAGCGGCGTGCCGGTGTTGCCGTGGGAAAGCATCAGCATCGGAAAGCGGCCGATGGCGACTTTGGTGTCTTCGCCGGCCTCGACTGAATAGCCTTCGAGCAGGCTCATGTGTTCACGGTCGCTGGAAGGATAGAAGGCAATGGCGCGCATCGGCTGCAAATCCAGCGGATCGAGGAACGTCATCTCGTGATAACCGACGCTCCACACCGGGTGTCGCCCAGGCGCAGCCTGCACTGAATTCAGGCTGCCAAGCAGGCAAATCAGTAACGCTGCACAAAGACGCATCATGGGATGCCCCACCCTGTTGTTACTCAATCGAAAGATCCGTGGCGTTGCGGGCCAGAAACGCCGG encodes:
- a CDS encoding peptidase C39 family protein, with amino-acid sequence MKAVFRLAVVEDLPALLALEMQCFTTDRLTSRSFQWMITRAHGQLLVAECDGHLLGYALVLFHRGTSLARLYSIAIAVESRGTGLSKQLLQCIETLALEHDCAYLRLEVRLDNPAAIALYERNGYRRFALIHDYYEDHADALRLEKRILQHRDSRSIKVPYYPQTTDFTCGPACLLMAMGALQSERLLERREELQIWREATTVFMTSGHGGCSPQGLALAAWRRGFRVRMALSMSGPLFLDGVRDAHKKDVMRLVHEEFTAQLQDTDVECVIGALLDLPRLLDAGGQPLVLISSYRLTRSKSPHWVIVTDCDEDFVYLHDPDVDHSQHRQPMDCQHVPVSHGEFEKMCRFGRGKLRAAVVLYPRET
- a CDS encoding PQQ-dependent sugar dehydrogenase; the encoded protein is MLRKTLLATLCAGALISAPAFAAAPKELQSEQGTLEVTTITAGLEHPWALAFLPDRQGMLVTERPGNLRVVAADGKLSAPITGVPQVWAKGQGGLLDVALSPDFKQDRLVYLSYAEGGGAGDKAGTAVGRGRLSDDLKTLKDFKVIFRQEPKLSVGNHFGSRLVFDRDGYLFITLGENNDRPTAQDLDKLQGKVVRIYPDGKVPDDNPFVGQSGVRPEIWAYGVRNPQGAALNPWTGTLWENEHGPRGGDEVNIIERGKNYGWPLATHGINYSMQPIPEAQGKTAEGTVAPHHVWEKSPGVTGMAFYDADRFKPWQHNAFIGALVTQELIRLQFDGDKVVHEERLLGELKQRIRDVRQGPDGYLYVLTDEENGSLYKIGLKPAL
- a CDS encoding Ku protein, whose protein sequence is MARAIWKGAISFGLVHIPVALVSATSSQGVDFDWLDSRSMDPVGYKRVNKVTGKEVTKEHIVKGVAYEKGRYVVLSEEEIRSAHPVSTQTIDIFSFVDAEQIPLQNIDTPYYLAPDKRGGKVYALLRETLSKTNKVALARVVLHTRQYLAALMPLEDALVLVKLRWPQEVRGLGELELGPEVTKPQLAKGELDMAKRLVQDMSADWKPEDYKDEFEDKIMALVEKKAHEGKIEDVETVGGEEERKTADVIDLTELLKRSLGGKAPAKPKAKAATKTAPAKRTKKASGE
- the lpxO gene encoding lipid A hydroxylase LpxO — protein: MKLIIAAIYVISIAYVHLRGRVRHKLGRQLSDHSTFLAPINCFLYLFSKKPNKPYLDPSEFPDLSPLQAHWEEIREEGQNLLRAGEIKRSNQYDDVGFNSFFKSGWKRFYLKWYGESHPSAMKLCPRTTELVQSIGSIKAAMFAELPPGSKLVRHRDPYAGSYRYHLGLDTPNDAGCYINVDGESYHWRDGEAVMFDETFIHYAENTTDKNRIILFCDIERPMKYRWAAAFNSWFSRTVMSAAGAPNDAGDRTGGINRLFTRIYKIRLRGKELKKRNRKRYYMEKWAIFGGLLAVFILI
- a CDS encoding ABC-F family ATPase: MISTANITMQFGAKPLFENVSVKFGAGNRYGLIGANGCGKSTFMKILGGDLDPSGGQVMLEPNVRLGKLRQDQFAYEEFTVIDTVIMGHEELWKVKAERDRIYSLPEMSEEDGMAVAELETEFAEMDGYTAESRAGELLLGLGIGIEQHFGPMSEVSPGWKLRVLLAQALFSDPEVLLLDEPTNHLDINTIRWLENVLTQRNSLMIIISHDRHFLNSVCTHMADLDYGELRLFPGNYDEYMTVATQSREQLLSDNAKKKAQISELQSFVSRFSANASKAKQATSRAKAIDKIQLAEVKPSSRVSPFIRFDQNKKLHRQAVIVEKMAKGFDGKPLFKDFSFQVEAGERVAIIGPNGIGKTTLLRTLVNELTPDAGSIKWTDAAELGYYAQDHAHDFEDDVTLFDWMGQWTQGEQMIRGTLGRMLFSNDEILKSVKVISGGEQGRMLFGKLILQKPNVLIMDEPTNHLDMESIEALNLALENYPGTLIFVSHDREFVSSLATRIIELSPDGVTDFSGTYDDYLRSQGVVF
- a CDS encoding MFS transporter — its product is MSAQQLPPQSSMAITLQIVSIVFYTFIAFLCIGLPIAVLPGYVHEQLGFSAVIAGLVIGSQYLATLLSRPMAGRMSDTVGTKRAIIYGLWGIVLSGLLTLLSTLLQDFPLASLIILIIGRLLLGIAQGLIGVGTISWCMGQVGVEHTAKSIGWNGIASYGAIAIGAPLGVVMVADYGFTSLGIALAVLAAGALVLIRNKPSVPVIRGERLPFWAVFGRIAPYGASLTLASIGYGTLTTFITLYYLNRGWTGAAYCLTVFGVCFILSRLMFISAISRFGGFRSAIACMTIETLGLVLLWLAPSTAFALIGAGLAGFGLSLVYPALGVEAIKQVPSSSRGSGLGAYAVFFDLALAIAGPLMGAVALNLGYSWIFFCAALLSVIGLGLTLLLQRRAIS
- a CDS encoding alpha/beta hydrolase family protein, whose protein sequence is MMRLCAALLICLLGSLNSVQAAPGRHPVWSVGYHEMTFLDPLDLQPMRAIAFYPSSDREHMSLLEGYSVEAGEDTKVAIGRFPMLMLSHGNTGTPLALHDLATSLARKGFVVVAVIHPGDNSKDHSRLGTLSNLYGRPIQISEAITATLGDRMLAPYVNADQVGVIGYSAGGETALILSGAQPDLDRLRRYCQERPDDRDACNTQGELIVDRDDLQPVADPRVHALLLMAPLSLKFGRHTLADVHVPVLLYSGDGDKLVAFDKNAAALARKLPTAPDFKLLAGAGHFVFMAPCNEEQIRAMPALCTDADGVDREDIHRNLISEAGRFFSHTLGKPTRAGMQTADQ